From the genome of Miscanthus floridulus cultivar M001 chromosome 10, ASM1932011v1, whole genome shotgun sequence, one region includes:
- the LOC136489055 gene encoding uncharacterized protein, producing MAGGAVVLQTAPRANPKEPVAQGEATEAATKQAGEEAPTPHEDRALKLGEAEAPSIAEATEGKAKAPRTSEAEVAEAGASRAFEAEVADAGAPRTIEAKVAEVDAGAPRTTEAEVAEAGLGAAEPVAQDAETEAGQASVPPPVQDPPPSQDSVREVEVHSISSDDTS from the exons atggccggcggcgctgtTGTCCTCCAG accgCACCCAGGGCtaacccgaaggagccggtcgcccaaggagaggctaccgaggcggccacaaagcaggcgggggaggaggcgcctactCCTCATGAGGATAGGGCCCTCAAGTTAGGTGAAGCCGAGGCACCTTCAattgctgaggccaccgagggcaagGCCAAGGCCCCTAGGACTTCCGAGGCTGAGGTGGCAGAGGCTGGGGCTTCCAGGGCTTTCGAAGCCGAGGTGGCGGACGCCGGGGCTCCCAGGACCATCGAGGCTAAGGTGGCGGAGGTGGACGCCGGggctcctaggaccaccgaggctgaggtggcggaggccggctTGGGCGCGGCGGAGCCGGTGGCCCAGGATGCGGAgacggaggcggggcaagcttcaGTACCACCCCCGGTCCAAGACCCGCCGCCATCGCAGGATAGCGtccgggaggtggaggttcattcaatctcctccgacgatacttcctag